A genomic stretch from Schistosoma haematobium chromosome 4, whole genome shotgun sequence includes:
- a CDS encoding hypothetical protein (EggNog:ENOG410N0YG~COG:S) has translation MKYIRFYKPATNDLNVYLQDIINQLLHIKEPEDPVNVKLFLSKYFEHVVNGTHTIHREFKYISAIPYNRITFLFNLWNAFMPLKDKDFTIEEFYTIVQLFCFDFPGEILSHCQKTLNIVHNSTIVYPYKDLFCIFQFHFYFEVMFHRFHFIFLNYCRICKCFN, from the exons atGAAATATATTCGATTTTATAAACCAGCTACAAATGATTTAAATGTGTATTTACAAGACATCATCAATCAACTTTTACATATTAAAGAACCTGAAGATCCAGTAAATGTTAAACTATTCCTATCAAAATA ttttGAGCATGTTGTAAATGGGACACATACTATTCATAGAgaatttaaatatatatcagCTATTCCCTATAATCgtataacatttttatttaatttatggaATGCTTTCATGCCACTGAAAGATAAAG ATTTCACTATTGAAGAATTTTACACAATTgtccaattattttgtttcgaTTTTCCTGGTGAAATACTCTCTCATTGTCAAaa AACTTTGAATATAGTACACAACTCTACAATAGTTTACCCTTACAAAGATTTGTTTTGTATATTTCAATTTCATTTCTACTTTGAAGTTATGTTTCAtcgttttcattttattttcttaaattattGTAGAATTTGTAAATGCTTTAATTAG